TCCGGCGGAGCAGCGTCTCCCAGCGGAAACTCGCGGGCCAGGTCCGCAGCGTGCTCGTTCAGGTACGCCTCAGCCATCTCGGTGCGGACCCAGCCGGGCGCCACCGCATACGCCAGAACGCCCTCGGCGGCAAAGCCGCGCGCGACCGAGCGGGTCAGCGCGATCACGCCGCCTTTTGACGCCGCGTAGTGCATGGCGTCCGGCTGGTCGCCCCGGAACGCGGCCCGGCTGGCGATGTTGATGATGATGCCGCCGCCCTGGCCCCTGAAGTGCTGGATGGCTTCCCGGCAGGCCTCGGCCACGCTGAGCAGATTGACCTGCAGGGTTTCTTGCCAGACGCTGGCCCACGCCTCCAGGGGGTCATCCACCGTGACCGAGGGCGCAATGCCAGCATTGTTGACCAGCACATCGACCCGGCCCTGCCAGTCGGCGGCGGCCTGAAACAGCCGGGCTGCCTCGCCCCCGCACGCCAGATCCCCGCTCAGGACGTGAATTCGCTGCGCGCCAAACTCTTCAAGGAGCGCCTCGCCGCCGTGTCCGCTGCGGCCCAGATGGGCGGCCACCGACGCCCCCGCCTCCAGCAGCCCGCGAACACACACGGCGCCGATGCCGCGTGAGGCTCCGGTCACCAGCACCACCTTGTCATTCAGATTGATCATGCCCGCCATTGTCTCTCCCCGGACCCCCAAGGCGGGAGGGTCATCCGGGACGGACGACCGGGCCAAGGATACGCACCCGGCAGAGGAGGCCGGGAAGCCCCGCGTCCGGCCCTCCCGGCCGAGTGCTTCTTGGCCCAGTTTCACTTAGCCCAGTGCCGCCAGCAGAAAGGCGTACACGTCGGCCTTCTCCTCCAGAATCAGCCGGGTGGGCTTGCCCGCGCCGTGCCCGGCCCGCGTCTGCACGCGCAGCAGGGTGGGGGCCGCGCCCTGCTGGACGCGCTGCAACTCGGCGGCGAACTTGTAGCTGTGCGCCGGAACCACCCGGTCATCGTGGTCCCCGGTGGTCAGCAGCGTGGGCGGGTAGGCCTGCGCTTTCAGGTTGTGCAGGGGACTGTAGGCCCGCAGCACCGCAAAGTCCTGCGCGTCCTGGCTGCTGCCGTAATCGCTGACCCAGGCCCAGCCGATGGTGAAATGCTGGAAGCGCAGCATGTCCAGCACGCCGACGTGCGCTACCGCCGCGCCGATCAGTTCGGGATGCTGGGTCAGCGTGGCGCCGACCAGCAGGCCACCGTTGCTGCCGCCCTCGATGCCCAGATGCCGGGGCGAGGTGTAACCGCGTCCGGTCAGAAAGCGGGCGCAGGCGGCAAAGTCGTCGAAGACGTTCTGCTTTCTTTCCCGCGTGCCTGCCTGGTGCCAGTCCTTTCCGTACTCGCCGCCGCCGCGCAGGTTGGCCACCGCCAGCACGCCGCCCGCCTCCAGCCAGGCCAGCCGTGAGACGTCAAAGGCGGGCGTGAGGCTGATGTCGAAGCCGCCGTAGCCGTAGAGCAGGGTGGGATGTGAGCCGTCCAGCGTCAGGTCCCGCCGCGCCACGATGAACAGCGGCACCCGCGTGCCGTCGGGGCTGTCCGCAAACTCCTGGCGAACCTCGTAGCCGCCGAGGTCCACGGCCAGTTCCGGCGTCCACAGCAGGGTCAGGGCGCCGCTGGTGACCTCCAGCCGGTACCCGCTGGCCGGGGCGAGAAAGCTGGTGAAGGTAAGAAAGACCTCGTGACTGCCGGATTCACCGCTCAGCGCGGCCACGGTCCCCAGGCCCGGCAGGGTGACCGGACGGGCGTGCTGGCCGTGCCGGTCCACCAGCGTCAGGCGGCTCGACGCATCTTCGAGGGTATGCAGGACGAAGCCGCCTGCCACCATCTCGGCCCCCAGCAGGCGGTGCTGGCCTTCAGGCACGATGTCCCGCCGCTCGCCGGTGCCCAGGTCGTGCGAGATCAGGCGGCCCAGCGGGGTCTGGTCATCCGTCAGGAAGTACAGCAGCGGTCCATCGTTGCCGACGAACTCGAAGCTGGCCCCGAATTCAGCCACCACCTCCTGAAAGGGCCCGCTGTCCCCCAGGGGCCGCACCCAGATCAGGTTCTGGCGGGCGGTGCCCTTCCAGACGTTGACGATCAGCCATGCCCCGTCCTCGGTCACGGTGGTGCCGAAGCCCCACTCCGGCTGGTCGGGCCTCTCCAGGACCAGTTCGTCGGCGGCCTGGGGGGTGCCCAGGCGGTGCAGCCACAGCCGCTGGTTCAGGTTGGCCCCGCTCAGGCGCTGTTCCTCGCCGGGGCGGTCATAGCGGGCGTAGAGGAAGCCGCTGCCGTCCGGGAGCCAGGTCGCCCCGCTGAACTTGCTGTCGGGCAGGACATCAGGCAGGTCCACGCCGCTGGCGACGTCGCGCACCCGCCACTCCTGCCAGTCGCTGCCGCCCGTCGAGACGGCGTAGGCCAGCCGGGAGGCGTCGCGGCTGACGGCCAGACCGCTCAGCGCCACCGTGCCGTCGTCCGACAGCGTGTTGGGGTCGAGCAGAACCCGGCCCTCGGCGGTGGGCGAGTCCATGACGTACAGCACGAACTGGTTCTGCAGCCCGCTGTTGCGCAGCTGGAAGTACGCCCTGCCCTCCTTCCACACGGCGCTCCGGCGAGGGTAATTCCAGAGTTCACCCAGCCGTTCCAGCAGCGCTGCGCGCTGGGGCAGCGCGTCCAGCACCATGCGGGTCAGGGTGTTCTGGTCCTCGACAAAGGCCTGGGTCTCGGGGCTGCCGGCGTCTTCCAGCCAGCGGTAGGGATCGGCAACCACCTGACCGTGGTAGGTGTCGGTGTGGGTGCTGCGGCGCACGGTGGGAGGGGTCGGGGACGGGGGCAGGGCCATGCGTCAGCCTAGAGCCGACCTGCTGGCGGATGGAAGGGTGGGGACTTCATGTGCGGCTCAGCATCGCGCCGGTTCGTGGGGGCACGGAGAGGGCCAGGACCGTGTCAATCCGGAATCCACTACACCTGACCCCAATACCCCATGCCCGAGGATGAAGTGTCGGCTCAGGGTCGCCCGGAAGACGTGCTGACGCCAGAACTGCTGACCATCGTGTTCTGGCCCGAAGTGCTCAGGATATGTGCCCCGGACAACGCAAGGCCATACCTCATTCTCTCCGCCCGGGCCTGTTGAGGATCCGCTCGGGTATGGGTAGACCCAGCCCAGCGCCACTGGCGGCGGTGCCGTCCCCCCGGCGGGCATGTCTACACTGACCGACATGGAATCCGTGACATCGATCTGGAACGAGCTCAAGCTGATGCAGGGCCTGCTGGTGGCCTTTGTCCTGAGCGGCGCGATCGGCTGGGAACGGGAGCGCCTGCACCGTAGCGCTGGCCTGCGGACGCACATGCTGGTGGGCATGAGCGCGGCCCTGTTCGTGGTGCTGGCCGAAACCCTGATCACCTCGTTCGGCGGCGATGACGAGGGGGTTCGTTTCGACATGATCGGCCTGCTGGGCGCGGTGGTCAGCGGCATCAGCTTTCTGGGCGCGGGCGCAATTTTCTCGGACCGGGGCCGCAAGGCCAAAGGGCTGACCACGGCGGCGGGCCTGCTGGCCACGGCGGGTGTGGGCGTGGCGTGCGGCCTGCACCTGTACGTGCTGGCCACCGGCGCCACCCTGCTGTTCCTGTTCACGCTGGCGGTGGTCCGGCGTCTGACACAGGGCGAGGATGGCAACTCCGCCGAGGACGAGGAATAGGGGGAATCGCCTGGCTCTGGGCGAGAATTCTGGAGGAAGGCTGCAGCCTGGCGGATAGCTCGGCCGGCTCCCGGGTCGCGGCCGAGAAGACATTTACAGCACGGCTGATCCGCTGTCAGGCAGCGCGCCGTACCTTTCCCATAACCTTCAGGGCAGGGTCCGCAATCTGGTCCTGATTGACGGCACAGATCACATCCACCACGTGCTGACCGACGACAAGACCGAGAGAGGAACTTCTTCAAAAGCCGAATCTGGCCGCTGGCAGCCGTGGAACAGCAGTCCGGCCAGTCCGCATGAACCGAAGGCCAGCGGGCGTCCTGCAACGTCGTCCCGTGGGCGCTGCTGGATTCCCCCGACTGGACGCCGTTTTCCGAATTGCCTTTAGGCAAGCCCGGGGTTATAAGATCATCGGGTGTCATTTCCCTACAACGGCCCAGAAGCGCACACGCTGGCGCTCCTGGAAGCCGCCCAGATAGCCTATTCTTACCCCACCTGGACCACCACTCTTCAGGGGAACGTGGTGACCGCCAATGCCGCCTTGCTGGAGTATCTCGGCGTGGGCCTGGAACAACTGCGTGAAGGGAAGCTCCGTGCGGCCACTCACCCGGAGGACCAGGACGGTCTTCTGGTGCCTGTGGCCGGGGAGTCCAGGGAGATGAGGCTGCGCCGTCATGACGGCCAGTACCGCTGGTTTCTGGTCACGCCCACCCTGCTGGAAGACGGGCATGCCCAGGGCTGGATCATGGCCGCGGTCGACATTGACGGGTACCGTGGCCGCCATCAGGCCGCAGCCGAGGAGCAGTCTCTTCTCCAGGGCATCATCGACGGAAGCAGTGACTGCATCAAGGTTCTTGATCTCGACGCGCGCCTGCTCAGCATGAACGCCGGTGGAATGCAGGTGATGGAGATTGAAGACTTCAGCGCCTGCCGTCTGGCGTTCTGGCCAACCTTCTGGGAAGGTGACACGAGGTTGCAAGTCGAGCGGGCGTTGCAGGCCGCCCGTGAGGGGCAGTCTCAGGTGTTTGAAGGAGCGGCCCACACCTTTAAAGGCACCCTGCGCTTCTGGGAGGTGGCGGTCAGCCCCATCCGCGACAGCGGCGGTACGGTACGCCGCCTGCTGGCCATTTCACGCGACATCACGCCCCGCAAACGTCAAAACGACCTGATGGCCAGTCAGAACCGGCTGCTTGAGCAGATTGCCACCGGGGAACCCCTCTCCGAGGTGCTGCTCAACCTCTCCCAGTTTATTGAGCAGCAGAGCGACGGGCTGTTGTGCGCGGTGCAGCGGTACGACGCGCGTACCGGCAAGCTGTTTGTGATGAGTGCTCCGAGCCTGCCCCCGGCCTACACGGCGGTGATTGATGGCCTGAGTGTGGGTCCTGATGCGGGTGTCTGCGGCGCGGCCGTGTTCCGGCGGGAACCGGTGGCGGTGGTGGACCTGTCCCTTGACCCGGCGTGGCCCGAGGACCGGCAGCAGGCGCTCGCGCATGGCCTGCGCGCCTGCTGGTGTTTTCCGCTCGTCAACCGCGAGGGTGAGATCCGGGGGGCTTTCGCCGTGTACGGGCGGCAGCCGCGCCCGTTAACGCCGGACGAGGAACAGCTGCTCAATGTCGCCGCGCACCTGGCCCAGGTGGCCTTCGAGCGGGACCACCTGCTGCAGGCTGGGCAGCAGGCACGCCGGGAGCGCGACGAGAACGCCGCACTTCTGGACGCGTTCTTCGACACTGCCCCGGCCGGCTTCGCCTTCTTTGATACCCAGCTGCGTTTTCAGCGCCTGAATCCGGCGATGGCTGCCTTGACGGGTCACCCCACCGAAGCCCATCGGGGCCGGAGCGTGGCTGAGCTGCTGCCCGGCTTTCCGGACGCCTCGCAGCCGCTTGAGGCTGTTCTGAGCAGCGGCGAGGCGCTGTCGGACGTGCTGATCACCGGGGAGACCCTGGCCGCCCCGGGCGTGACTCGAAGCTGGAACGAACGCTTTTTCCCAGTCAGGGACGCGGCCGGCACAATCCTGGGTCTGGGGGCGATTGTCAATGACGTGACAGACCAGCTGCGGGCACAGCAGGCCCAGAAGCACAGCGAGGACCGCTTCCGGTCGCTGGTCGAGGCGTCTGTCCACGTGGTGTGGACCACGGATCCGCAGGGCTCGGTGACCGACAGGCTGCCCACCTGGGAAGTATTCAGTAACGTCACACACGAGCAGTTGAAGGGATTCGGCTGGCTCGATACCCTGCACCCCGAGGACCGCCCACAGACCCTCGCGCTGTGGGAACAGGCCGTTCACTCGCGCAGCCTGTATGAGGCCGAATATCGCCTGCGCCGCGCCGACGGCGTGTACCGCCTGATGCTGGCGCGTGGCGTTCCCGTGCTGGAGACGGACGGCACGATCCGAGAATGGGTGGGCAGCTGCACCGACATCACCGAGCGCCGGCAGACGGAAGCCCAGGTGACGCGGCTCGCGCAGATCGTCGAGGCGAGCAGCGACTTTATCGGCATTGCCAGCCTGAGTGGAGAGGCGCTCTACGTGAACCGCTCCGGCCGGGACCTGCTGGGGCTGGGCGAGGGGGAAGTGGCCGGCACCGCCGTGATTGATTACTTCTCGGCCCAGGAACAGCCGTGGGTTCGGGAAGTGGCCCTGCCCACCCTGTTTGAACAGGGCCGCTTCCAGAGCGACGCTCATTTTCAGCACTTCCAGAGCGGTGAACTGGTGGCGGTCAACTGGAACCTGTTTCTGATTCGCGATTCTGCGACCGGTGAACCGACCGGCATCGCGACGGTCAGCCGGGACATCCGTGAGCGCAAGCAGATCGAAGAGGCGCTGCGGGAACAGACTGAAATTCTGGGCACGTTAAACCGGATCAACGAGG
The Deinococcus aerolatus DNA segment above includes these coding regions:
- a CDS encoding SDR family NAD(P)-dependent oxidoreductase gives rise to the protein MINLNDKVVLVTGASRGIGAVCVRGLLEAGASVAAHLGRSGHGGEALLEEFGAQRIHVLSGDLACGGEAARLFQAAADWQGRVDVLVNNAGIAPSVTVDDPLEAWASVWQETLQVNLLSVAEACREAIQHFRGQGGGIIINIASRAAFRGDQPDAMHYAASKGGVIALTRSVARGFAAEGVLAYAVAPGWVRTEMAEAYLNEHAADLAREFPLGDAAPPEDVAATVVFLASGLVRHMTGATLDINGASYVR
- a CDS encoding prolyl oligopeptidase family serine peptidase; this encodes MALPPSPTPPTVRRSTHTDTYHGQVVADPYRWLEDAGSPETQAFVEDQNTLTRMVLDALPQRAALLERLGELWNYPRRSAVWKEGRAYFQLRNSGLQNQFVLYVMDSPTAEGRVLLDPNTLSDDGTVALSGLAVSRDASRLAYAVSTGGSDWQEWRVRDVASGVDLPDVLPDSKFSGATWLPDGSGFLYARYDRPGEEQRLSGANLNQRLWLHRLGTPQAADELVLERPDQPEWGFGTTVTEDGAWLIVNVWKGTARQNLIWVRPLGDSGPFQEVVAEFGASFEFVGNDGPLLYFLTDDQTPLGRLISHDLGTGERRDIVPEGQHRLLGAEMVAGGFVLHTLEDASSRLTLVDRHGQHARPVTLPGLGTVAALSGESGSHEVFLTFTSFLAPASGYRLEVTSGALTLLWTPELAVDLGGYEVRQEFADSPDGTRVPLFIVARRDLTLDGSHPTLLYGYGGFDISLTPAFDVSRLAWLEAGGVLAVANLRGGGEYGKDWHQAGTRERKQNVFDDFAACARFLTGRGYTSPRHLGIEGGSNGGLLVGATLTQHPELIGAAVAHVGVLDMLRFQHFTIGWAWVSDYGSSQDAQDFAVLRAYSPLHNLKAQAYPPTLLTTGDHDDRVVPAHSYKFAAELQRVQQGAAPTLLRVQTRAGHGAGKPTRLILEEKADVYAFLLAALG
- a CDS encoding MgtC/SapB family protein, translated to MESVTSIWNELKLMQGLLVAFVLSGAIGWERERLHRSAGLRTHMLVGMSAALFVVLAETLITSFGGDDEGVRFDMIGLLGAVVSGISFLGAGAIFSDRGRKAKGLTTAAGLLATAGVGVACGLHLYVLATGATLLFLFTLAVVRRLTQGEDGNSAEDEE
- a CDS encoding PAS domain S-box protein; translation: MSFPYNGPEAHTLALLEAAQIAYSYPTWTTTLQGNVVTANAALLEYLGVGLEQLREGKLRAATHPEDQDGLLVPVAGESREMRLRRHDGQYRWFLVTPTLLEDGHAQGWIMAAVDIDGYRGRHQAAAEEQSLLQGIIDGSSDCIKVLDLDARLLSMNAGGMQVMEIEDFSACRLAFWPTFWEGDTRLQVERALQAAREGQSQVFEGAAHTFKGTLRFWEVAVSPIRDSGGTVRRLLAISRDITPRKRQNDLMASQNRLLEQIATGEPLSEVLLNLSQFIEQQSDGLLCAVQRYDARTGKLFVMSAPSLPPAYTAVIDGLSVGPDAGVCGAAVFRREPVAVVDLSLDPAWPEDRQQALAHGLRACWCFPLVNREGEIRGAFAVYGRQPRPLTPDEEQLLNVAAHLAQVAFERDHLLQAGQQARRERDENAALLDAFFDTAPAGFAFFDTQLRFQRLNPAMAALTGHPTEAHRGRSVAELLPGFPDASQPLEAVLSSGEALSDVLITGETLAAPGVTRSWNERFFPVRDAAGTILGLGAIVNDVTDQLRAQQAQKHSEDRFRSLVEASVHVVWTTDPQGSVTDRLPTWEVFSNVTHEQLKGFGWLDTLHPEDRPQTLALWEQAVHSRSLYEAEYRLRRADGVYRLMLARGVPVLETDGTIREWVGSCTDITERRQTEAQVTRLAQIVEASSDFIGIASLSGEALYVNRSGRDLLGLGEGEVAGTAVIDYFSAQEQPWVREVALPTLFEQGRFQSDAHFQHFQSGELVAVNWNLFLIRDSATGEPTGIATVSRDIRERKQIEEALREQTEILGTLNRINEVISGELDRERLVQAVTDAGVELTGAQFGAFFYNFVNERQETYILYALSGAPHDAFAGYPMPRNTRVFGPTFAGEGVIRVGDITQDPRYGHNAPYQGMPPGHLPVRSYLAVPVISRSGEVLGGLFFGHAEADVFSERAEQLAVGLAAQTAVALDNARLYQQLQDSHAQLERRVEQRTGELEAQAMSLDAFAAFAEAVGTETDVRVLAQQAITVLLTRFPTDTIGYYEPAEGLWKLQAWTEDIETEVLEVLKRGLSAETPSIAQVLNTHAAVFVNAWDADRERIEGTETYAAAGGYPVVVDGVVKGILSIGRRKTREWTERDKALFSAVGRSFTLALERASQTTHIQEQRDALEARSQALEAFALLTRDLSVDVDPLALVRRAQEILMSLLPEGYTLYWQPDGAHWVSRSQVGPLGHPELQGVVDAGLPRGQAATLDRAWQTRQAVYEDPYPQGADTRPEVVAHVRAAAMLPVVVNGELHGMIGVGLFVQRRWARIDRAVLETVTRSLGLALEGAESARALQERTQELERSNSELEKFAYVASHDLQEPLRTISSFSELINRRYGEVLDERGQQYLHFVSSGAQRMKGLIDDLLVFSRLNAVPDPHSLLKLEDPVQEALQRLHAALEESGAVVRYGSLPRVSGSPTELTQLFQNLIGNSVKFRRENAAPVIEIAATLEGEMWHVTVQDNGIGFEPHYAERVFQIFQRLHTRDEYDGTGMGLAIVRRILEHHGGRIWVESEPGVGSTFHFMLPVAPAN